In the Sorghum bicolor cultivar BTx623 chromosome 4, Sorghum_bicolor_NCBIv3, whole genome shotgun sequence genome, GCTCCTAGAAACACCCAACACATGACCAGAATGTAAATGGGTATTTCTGTTCATCCGAGCACTTTGAAAATGTGATCCAATTCATATGTATTCGGTACTTTGGTAGGCTATTGAATTAGCGTGATTGAATTAGCATCTGGATATGCTTGGGTGTAATTTAAGCTGTGCTTTCGGGCTTATTGCTATGCTACCACGGAATCTCTATCTCAATTGGCAAGGCCACTATCCTTTCATAAAATAGTTTTTGGGGAAGACTACCTTAGTTTGGTATATTATGCGGCATAGTTGGGAAACAGTTGACCATCTTTAGTTTGTAATTAAGCTTCACCATTTTATTCCTCCTGACCAAATCGTCagcatttgtttttcttttaaaaaagtgGAAAGTTGCATGATCAAAGGAGCAACTTAATTTCAACTTGCTACATGCTTCCATGGCAGAAGTGCTCACTGATTTTCTGAGATCAGTAGAAACCGTTGATAGGATGAAAATGAATATTTTGCATGCTTGCCTGTTCACTCTGAAAGGCCAAAGTGTTTTATAAACTGGATTATAAGTTATTTAATTTTGTCAATGACAAGGGAAGTTTGTAATTTCGATGTGCACAATATGTTTTTGAAAGCAAAAGTTTGATACGGTCAGTCCACTTTGTGTCTGTAGTACTGTACGGCATTGACATCTTCTTTATCAATGCATGATTAAGTTGTCCATGTGGAGACAACTTTAAATGAAGACTCTAGTCCAGTTCCGTTATTTTTTCCCTATACTGAAGGCAATTTTACATAGGTGGGTGGATTCTGGATTCTGGCTTAAAATTACAAGCTACTCCCTcctttccaaattataagacattttagcttttctaaatacatagcttttgctatgcacttagatgTACATTATATCtaaatacatagtaaaagcAATGTAGAAAAACCAAAAATGTCTTATAGTTTGGAACAGAgggattaataattaattaatattGACTTTCTTGTGATAAGTATTCTGAAATTCTAATTCTTTTGCTTTTTTTCAACTATTAGTCATTGCACATCTTATTTGAAGTTATAATGAGTACTTTCTTTTATCAATTTTTTCCTTCTCTGTGCTAAAGTTGCCCATCTACATTTAAGGTGAAGTATCTCAGACTGTCAACCTTTCTATGCCAGTGATGATGTTGAAATTTTATAGATCTTCGATATGATAAGAAATTTCTTCCTTTCAGCTGGTGCGGATTTTCACCGTTATGCGATACCTCCATCCTTTGCAAAGTATAATCCTGTCAAGGGCATCAAGCCTCTACTGTCATCCCCCAAATTGAAATCAAGAACTCAAGTTGGTTGCCAAGCATCTTTGTCATCGTTCAGCTACCCTGAGTTATCTTCCAAACCAAAATGGTGGTGGAGGACCCTAGCATGTGTACCATATCTTCTGCCACTGCACAACATGTGGGGACATGCAGATGCTATCTATCAGCTTCATCCATACTTGCAAAGATTTAGCCTGCCTTATGCCTTCATCGATACAATGGCTCTACTCCCTGGGTGGCTTTTTCTGGCTATCTTCATGACCATATACTTCTTTGTTGTGAGACGGAAGTGGTCGCCGCACTTCTTGCGGTTTCACATCATATTGGCTATCCTGCTTGATACAGGCTCACAAGCTCTGGCCACTGCTTGCAACTGGAATCCAAGCATTGTTTTTCAGGGTAAACAAATGGCATATTTCTGGATGACAATGGCCTTCATTCAGATCTTCACAGTTGTTGAGTGCatgaggtgtgcactttcaggGGTGTATGCAAATATTCCGTTTATTTCTCATGCAGCATTCATCCATTCAGATCTTAACCTGTTCAGGTAGTTGATCATTGCAAACCACATTTTTGGAATTAAGAGGTACTGAGGTGGTTGGGTAATGTGGACTCTCAAATAGGAAAAGGACTAATTAGAGACGAAATCAGTGTAATCATCGTTCTTTGCTGCATTGTTGTCGGTGCTGTTGACTTCATGTCTCTGAATTTATGCTTCAGTGGCACCAGGCTTTGTgcttttcttcttccttctaCCCTCTTTAGCGGCACAAACTTTGAGAATTTATTTAAATGGATAAATCCTTTTCGATTGACTAGTGTGATGATCCTTGTTCTGTGCATTCTATTCGTGTGGTGATCTTTGTTCTGTAATCGTATTCTATTTTATTCAGTTTTGTCAATCGTATAGCAGTTATGTAGCTGCTTCTCCCAGGCATGAGGATATCTGGGTTGTCAAAGAGCTGCCTTGGGATAAATCCCCAGGCCCCAATGGTTTCACAGGTCGCTTTTACAAGAGGACATTGTCAACGTGTTCAATGCCTTATTTGAGATAGATGCAAGGAGCTTTCACTTGGTTAACGGTGCTATCCTAGTACCGCTCTCCAATTCTACCGAAGCCAAGGGAATCCGGGACTATAAGCCCATCAGTTTGATACACAGTTTTGGAAAGCTGGTGTCAAAAGTCCTTGCCAACAGATTAGCACCCTAGTTACGGCGTCTCATCTCATCTCACCAAATCAAACAGCGTTCCTCAAAGGTCGCCACCTCCACCGTCGCCTAACACGACGATAAGGCTGCAGTCTTCCCTATATTGAAGTCGATCAACGTCGTCGGGGCAACCGAAAACGTCCGCGTCGACACAGCCATACTGTCGAGACGTCTGATCGGTCAAGCTGGGCATACTACCGTTACAACGAGACCGACGAGGCCGAATGACACGGGCGTCGGGCGGGTAGGGTCTACATCTAGGCTACGCTACAGCCGGCCCATGGACCAATGAGGCCATGGCCATGCTGTCGTCCTATTTTCGtctacatcatcatcatcatcatcatcatcatcatcatcatcatcatcatcatcatcatcatcatcatcatcatctcatGCACAGAGACCGTGAAGCGAAGATCGAAGACGACGGCTACAACGGCTTAATCGAAGGTGTTTTGTGAGCCTAACTCATGGATCTAATTAACTAGGAGCTTTCTGAGCTTAATACGTGTAGAGAATTTCTATGGTGATTTTCTCTTGGAAACATGCCAAGACCTGGTTGAGTAAGGTCTAGAGCTGTCTGACACACTTCTTCTATAAACGTAGGGGGCGCTGTAGTTGGGAGTTTGGTTTCCTCATCCAGTGCCTCCGGTCGGAGATTGTCTAGATGGGAAAAGGTCATGTTCCCCTTGATTTGTTGGTCGAAAGACGAAGCTTCCAATATGGAGCTAGGTCTGGTGGGTTTGGAGCCCCCCGAGTGCCTGCTAGAAGGAGAGCTTGGGGTGTAGGCTGATTTGGGTCTAACCTTTGGTGGAGCGTCGTCGAACTTGTCGAACACATCTTACGTTGATCTAGGTGAGTTGTCTGAGAGAAAGCAAGAACCCTACAAAAGAGATACCCCTACATTGCGTGCCAAATGCCGATGACCATGGATTAGGGCCGACAAGGGGGTGCTCTGCCAACAATGAAATTGCAGACGACTAGGGATCATCACTGACGCATGCAAAATGATTTTTATATAGGTTCAGACCTCTCATGAGGGGAGTAAAATACTCTACGCCCTATTTGTGGATTGGATCGATAAGTGTAGAGCTTAGCCGATTTATGGGTATCTATAGGCTTATAACCCCGACAGTACAAGTCGGTTTAGGGTTTTCTACTCTAGGTCGTCAAGCGATATTCTTCTCTGATTCGGCCCCCTTCCTTATCAAGGACGGATACATAGTGCCCCCCTGGTGCACGGATCTTGCACCCAGTGGAGGTCAGACCCAAAGTTGGAGGGtagcaaccaaacagcccctCAATGCATGGAAGAAGTTAAGGAGTGATTCCACTAAGAGCTATTTGGGGCACCAACAACCTAGTTTTATTGCAATCTAAttctgttttgttttaaaagaaTGCAAAATGGTAGTATGTTTCATGAGAAAATTGCTAAGTCGGGCTTCCATTGAGATCAAACCACGACATCAACAATCAAACGCAAAACAGTGCTAGCAATTGCCATTGCAGATACAACaggttttttttctttattttgtgAACTCTGTTACATCAGCACATCCACAACTCGTTTGCCTCTAGAGCACACGAATTCTCTCCAAACATTACACTACATGTAAGAGTAGCGCGTTTGGTAACCACCACGGTCCGACTGGTTTCACCTAGCAATTTTTTTCTCTTTACTTTGGGTTTATTGGAGTAGTTTTTTGGCTCCTCACTACAGTCAATGTGGGAGAGGGTGGTGCCAGCGCAGCTGAACTCTGGTTCCTCGCTTTAGTAAACAGTGTGCTACAATTGACCGAAACGGAGCCCCTAAACTAGCCTTACTCTAGCGAGTTCACACTATGATCGTGGGCAAGTGGCGGAGCTAGAGCATATTTGAGGGGATGCACTATGTCGGTGGGTGCATATGATTTTATTGTAGGGGTGCATATATGATGAAAAATTGATCATAATCActgttttttcatatttttgtgggtgcggccgcacccattGCTAACTATATAGATCCGCCCCTGACGTGGGTGATACCACACTGATCAAAAGTTATGGTGATAGAGAGTCGGAGACTCGTCGGCCAGATTGTTACATAGTTATCCTTTTCTTCAATGCTACTTTACAGTATTTTTCAGTGAagtaataatatttttctttcacaacaaatcagtatAAACAATAATATAAGTTCAATTTTAGCGAAACGAATAGATTTatgagaaaaaatattattactTTACTAAAAAGTATTGTAAAGTAGTGTTGAAAAACTGAAGAAGTCGTAACAATCTGGCCGAAGTTTGGCAGCTCCACTCAACGATTATGACCTTTTTGTCGTTAGCCTGAAGAGGGAGCCATCACAGGCAAATATCCGTATATCGTGCAACTGCTAATCGTACTGGTGGCGCAAATTAGAATCGTCAAACGTGTTAACCGCTGCAAATACTAGGATACTAGGATTATCTGGCACATAATTTATCTAAACATCCAGATACATGAGAAGCGTGACTACATTCTTACTGATTAGGCAGTTATATATTAACCCGTTAGGTTGCTTGTCACTGTTATAATACATTAGATATATATCCATATGCATGGGAAGCGTGAGTACATTCTTATTTTCTGGAAAATCATGAAGTTCTTGGTGAAAAGGATTAGAGAGGTTTATTTTGGTGCTTGGGAGGAACCACTAACAATTAAAGGTAACTAAGGATAGTTCAGTCAGTTCAGTAGATATTAAGGATGCATTTGGCACGTAGAATCAGttccgatttttttttttaagaatcaGCAGAAGCCGTGCCAAACGACATAGTGTGAAACGTGGTTTCAAGTGAGTTTCACTTTTGTGCCTATGAACATGAATGGCTGAAAATGTGGTTTCATAGTGATTCTAATTCTGCAGCCAAACAGTCTAGTAATTTTGATTCACCATCTGAAACGTTTCTTTAGAGAATTTAAATCTAAAATGTTACTGTAATTTCTATGAGAACGTGGATCCCTATCAAACGGACCCTAAGTTTGATAGACATGTGCTTTCTTTTCCATCTCGCACGAATTGCACGCCGCACGAATCTCTCGGAGGGTCTCGCCTGTGCATGCCCTCACAATATGGACCACAGGATTCACTCTGAGATTCGATATTGCCTCTCTCTTGCTGGACACGAATCTCACCTTTGGTCCACGTTGCGAGAGCATGTGCCTTATGGGCAAAGAAACTGCATTCCTTGGCTTGCATCTGCTCAGGTTCTTTGTTAGAGAACCCCTATACCTTTGTGTGTATAAAGACCCTTTTCACTATATAAAACAGCTCCTCCCCTCCTTAATCTTTTCATTTTAGCCCCTAGCCATataggataattatgaattccTGCACATGTATCTGTTTTTTTTGCATGTTATTACTCTAGTCTATTTCTGTATGGAAACCGATAGATGCTCAGTTAATGTATCCCGTTATGTTTATGAATCAACTTTATGTATACAACATGTATTGAATTTGTCTTAAATCACCAAGACACATGAAGCAAAGACCTACAATGTATGTTTTGCCATGTAATGACATGCGATTGCTAATAGATTCCTATTTTATGGCTAATAGTGCTAATACTTTTTCCCATAGCAACACATGGGGGCTGGAACTCTTTCTTATAAGCGTCACCAAACACTTCCCATGTACTGCTAACAAATAAACATCTATGCGTAAATGGCGGACTCAAGGTTTACATAATGAGATTCGAACACTGAACCTAATAAAATTTATGAAAATTGACTGCATATCACTGTATTTAGATGAGCTTTGCAAACATATCATCGAACTCTCACCGCTCCTTCAAAAAACATCATCGAACTTTCACTCCTCCAAAATACAATACTATGTCTCACGTCTTACTTCACGAGTCATTCATTACATGCTTATGAGCTACCTCTCCTTCTCTTTGGCCGAAGCCACCCTGGGCCATTGACCGAGTGCTGGAGATTTAGCTGGATGGGCCACAGTTGAATGATGTCCCAAATTATGGTTAGAGAAACATATCCTAGTGGATGCCGCTTTTGGCAGCTATCTTTGGGTACAATGGCATAGCCCGATAGCCGGAGATTAGGTGCTGCCTTTGTTAAGAACCACACACTCTGCGAAGGGTTTCTTCTGTGAGGAAAAGAGTATGGCACCCTTTATTTATAATCTTAAAATTACTAATTAGAGATTCCTTCATGAGGAATCCACAACGTTAATGCTCACAAGCGCCCCCCAAGATTTTTCACCATTGATGCATTATGAAGGAAAAGACTAAACTGTTGAAGGAGGGGTTGAACTAGTGTCTAGAGCTGGAAGACGACTCTCTTGCTGCGACATGGGCCATGGGCTGCCTCTTCTTTTCTCTATGCATTCTTTTACAGCAGCCTAATAAGGCCCATGTGTCTGGCAGCTTCTCCTGAGCAACTTGCGtccttttggtccacacctctCCCGTGCCCGTAGCCCTAGCAGAGATTGGAGAGGATCGGCGGCTGCGCCTGCGTTGATTCGGCGAGCGGCGAGGCTCGAGCGGAACAAGGCACACGAGGAGGGCAAATCAGATCCAGCCATCAAGGCTTTAGATGGCCTACCTTTTGTTTTGATTCTCTGTATTTGTGCATCATCTGACCATCCCTTCAAAAGCTAGCAGAATCACACACCCAGGTATATCCTTATATAAAAATTTGCCCACCAGCCTAGGGATATACTGTAAAATCTTAAGAGCCATTCTCTTGTAGTTACTATTTACcttttttaattttaatttttaattttagttttagtttatTTCTCTAGCCTTTGATTAAGGCTGGATGCAACGATGACAAAGAATTTGGACGTTGTTATTGCTCCATATATGTCATAGTGTTTCTATGTATTTTTTTGTTGTGCTAAATTTAGTCTACGTTAGCTGAGTGACACAAATCTTCAATTGAGATTACCATTTGTAATAACTCAAAATGtcaaaaactaaaaacaaaATAACATTATTTTCCTCTCCAGACAGTCGTTCATATAGAACCGCATCAAACTCTATATTGGTTGGTCTTGTATGGTGGTCGAATGGACAAAATAGACAATTTGACGCGATATCATCACGGAATACGTGGTTCCAAACACGCGTTCTTAGAGTCTAGTCGTGTCACAACTCAAAGCGGAAACAAGCATAATCCACCGAGAGGCGAGACGGGAACCTCAACCGACGACCGATGGAGTTGGTAAGATTGTCTCCAACAATGCAACCTATACCCAAAATAGGTCCTGTATAGTGCTTTGCCTATCCAGAAACGCCAACAAGTGACCCAAATAGAAGACCTATTTTGCCTATCGGTCGAAACGAGACGTAAAAAAGCGTCCTCTCTGGACGAGAACGCAAATGAAACACGCTCCTCCTGGTGGGCCCAACGATGGCGAGGTGGGGTGGAAGGCGGGCGGCGACGCTCGTGGGGATGGAGGTGGGCGGCGGCACTTGACCGGGTGGTGGGCGGCGCTTGACGAGGAGGTGGGCGGAGCTCAGCGGGGTGGGAGGCGGGCGGGAACACGACAAGGAGCCGGCAGCGGCAGATCCGAGCTCCTCCTCGCCTACGGCTGCCGGATCTGGGCTCCTCCTCGCCCGCGACCACCGGATCCGGGAGGAAGACAGAGAGACGCCGTGCTTGACGATGGaggggagagagggaggggttGTACCGAGGTAGAAAGGGAGAGGAGGGGCGGCACATGTAGATATGTGGCTGGCGCGTGGAGAGGAGACGTGGTGGTGCTCGGTAGGGAGGAGGCGGGTGGCGCTCGGGAGGCGGCCAGTGCTCGGCAGGTAGAAAATAGGTCTCGGCCTCTCGGATGTTTGAGTTTTCTGTTGGAGTATGGTAGTTTTGGGTCTGCTACTCGTTCACTGTGCACGACCTATACATGTGAAATAAGTCTCGGTTTGGGTCATGTCTGTTGGAGATAGCCTAACCCATGACGAATCATGCATTTCCCGTGGAGAAACGCAGCATGATCTGGTATCCATGATAACCTTGATCCCTTGGCTAGTCACTAATTAACTCTCAACGCTCCATTTCAGTTGCAATTGCAAAGCACGGAACGCCAACCGATCGACGGGAACAAGTGCTGGCCCCAATCCTTTTCATCACCTCACTTGCAGAGCACCCCGCACCTCATCTCAGTGGGATGTCGCCGTGCAACCAACCAACCGGTTGACCGCTCATCAGCCGGCCAATGGCCCGTGAGGCCGTGGCCGAGCGAGAACGATCCAAATGCTCGCTGAAAACCCACTGCAAAACGCCGCTAGTGAGTGGTTCGGTGCCGAGCTCATCTCACGCGCCTGCCCCACGGCCCCGGGCGACGCGGACGTGTCTCTGCCTGCGCTAGTGACAAGTGCGTCCTGTTCCTGTCCTGGTATTCCATTCCTATCCGTCGTCGTCGGAGACGCTGCTACGCACTCCCTAACCGTTgcaaatctagcactagctGATGACAAGTGCAGAGGAGCTGCCGCTCgctatttaaaaacttttttgaTTTTAACATTGTAacgctttcgtttttatttgacaaacattattcaattatagagcaactaggtttaaaagattcgtctcgtgatttacagataaactgtgcaattagttatctttttttatctatatttaatgttttatgcatgtgccgcaagattcgatgtgatgggaaatcttgtaaagttttggatttttgtgtgtatctaaacaaggcctaaggatcTTGTACGCACGCAAATAGGTTAATGTTAGTGTCCGAATCCAAGTATGCAATAAGATAGTACTGTACAAATAAATCTTCCTGTTTATACGGTCAGTCCTTCCAATAAAAAAAACGCAATGTAATTTGtgaagtcatgtctcacaattgCTTTAAAAATTAATAGGTGTGTCGCGCCGGTAGACGATTGACACTTTGCTTAAGCGTCAGTCGTCTTCCTCTTCGATTCCGCACACTCACTCCCGCTGCGCACTATTTCTCTTTCTCCACACCTTCACACCGGCATGACCCGTCGCCCCGGCTAGTGGCTCCCTCGCCCCCAGCGATGTCCTTCGTCCGCCCATCGTCACACCACGACGCGCTAGAGTTTCATCAGAGCTCTGTGGCCCTGGCGGTAGTTCTAGAGCTCCGCTAA is a window encoding:
- the LOC8072461 gene encoding protein TIC 20-I, chloroplastic; amino-acid sequence: MFPCRGVATANPHLPGALAANRYGSPTRPSFYPSAAFLRLQGPAFRHEKKSLALRAGADFHRYAIPPSFAKYNPVKGIKPLLSSPKLKSRTQVGCQASLSSFSYPELSSKPKWWWRTLACVPYLLPLHNMWGHADAIYQLHPYLQRFSLPYAFIDTMALLPGWLFLAIFMTIYFFVVRRKWSPHFLRFHIILAILLDTGSQALATACNWNPSIVFQGKQMAYFWMTMAFIQIFTVVECMRCALSGVYANIPFISHAAFIHSDLNLFR